Proteins encoded in a region of the Halostella limicola genome:
- a CDS encoding ABC transporter ATP-binding protein — translation MVDLSLDGVSKRYGDATALAEVDLRVADGEFFTLVGPSGCGKTTTLRLVAGFETPTTGAVRFGGHEMTGVPPEDRDVGIVFQSYALFPHMSVAENVAYGLRFRDPPAGQSVDERVSELLDLVDLPGTGDRDPDELSGGQQQRVALARALAPEPDLLLLDEPMSALDARLRERLRRQVKRIQSELGITTLYVTHDQEEALAVSDRVAVMNEGRVEQVGTPQEVYRRPETRFVAEFVGENNAFDGRVAGHDGETTSVAVGDADLRIPRVDAAEGESVTFCVRPEALSVVDRTTTGEADGSGTAVGGPAAQSANRLTAEVEYAEFLGEAVRVHATWNGRDLVVRLPDDPDADELTVGFDPAAAHVVER, via the coding sequence GTGGTTGACCTCTCGCTCGACGGCGTCTCGAAGCGCTACGGCGACGCGACGGCGCTCGCTGAGGTGGACCTCCGCGTCGCGGACGGCGAGTTCTTCACGCTCGTCGGCCCCTCCGGCTGCGGGAAGACGACGACGCTCCGGCTCGTCGCCGGGTTCGAGACCCCCACGACCGGCGCGGTCCGCTTCGGCGGCCACGAGATGACCGGCGTCCCGCCCGAGGACCGGGACGTGGGGATCGTGTTCCAGTCCTACGCGCTGTTCCCGCACATGAGCGTCGCGGAGAACGTCGCCTACGGCCTGCGCTTCCGGGACCCGCCCGCTGGGCAGTCCGTCGACGAGCGCGTGAGCGAACTGCTCGACCTCGTCGACCTCCCCGGAACGGGCGATCGCGACCCCGACGAACTCTCGGGCGGCCAGCAGCAGCGCGTCGCCCTCGCCCGCGCGCTGGCCCCCGAACCCGACCTCCTCCTGCTCGACGAGCCGATGAGCGCGCTGGACGCTCGCCTGCGCGAGCGCCTCCGCCGGCAGGTCAAGCGCATCCAGTCCGAACTCGGCATCACGACGCTGTACGTGACCCACGACCAGGAGGAGGCCCTCGCCGTCTCGGACCGCGTCGCCGTCATGAACGAGGGGCGCGTCGAGCAGGTCGGCACACCGCAGGAGGTGTACCGCCGCCCCGAGACGCGGTTCGTCGCGGAGTTCGTCGGCGAGAACAACGCGTTCGACGGCCGCGTCGCCGGGCACGACGGCGAGACGACGTCGGTAGCGGTCGGTGACGCCGACCTCCGGATCCCCCGCGTCGACGCCGCCGAAGGGGAGTCCGTCACGTTCTGCGTCCGGCCGGAGGCGCTGTCGGTGGTCGACCGGACGACGACCGGCGAGGCGGACGGCAGCGGCACCGCGGTCGGCGGGCCGGCCGCTCAGTCCGCGAACCGCCTCACCGCCGAGGTGGAGTACGCGGAGTTCCTCGGCGAGGCGGTGCGGGTCCACGCGACCTGGAACGGCCGCGACCTCGTCGTGCGGCTCCCGGACGACCCCGACGCCGACGAACTGACCGTCGGCTTCGATCCCGCGGCGGCGCACGTCGTGGAG
- a CDS encoding ABC transporter permease — translation MHPAERALAWLERRALGATAVATAALITVLFYLPVGIVLSEAVRVAPGLPPSVSLAPFADVLTDPFYVGALAGVVEDPLAVGRHASNVTAWAAAFVAGDESLPAFGLFGFTAYQALVSTVASVALGLPGAYVLARFEFPGRRTLRSLTILPFILPSIMVAIGFIAMFGRRGVANGVLGALGLGPVDVMGTLGIVVVAHAFYNAPLVTRVTVAAWESVDARAVETARSLGASRRRAFVDVVVPQLLPAVLTGALLTFVFTFMTFPIVLALGGLDLATVEVWVYALLRNLDYEEAAALATLETLLSLALTYAYLRYETAQAAGSRGANPPPREPLVPSLRALLTPVRLSVLAYAAVAAVVFVGPVLSMVWTSVVGPDGFTLAYYEFLVQRQIEGTAVQVKPWPAVRNSLLFGVGTLAVALPMGVAVAVLTTREFRGRAVVGAAAMGPIAVSGIVTGVGLLLGPVFGVPLGGGYRLQVTGATAIVAAHAVAAYPFVTRSVAPQLGRLDPAMVESARALGASRARALVDVELPLVAAGVVAGAAFAFAISVGEFDSTVILAEGAQSYTMPVAVERYRGRRLGPATAMGTVLLVVTSVSFVVIDRIGGRFERG, via the coding sequence GTGCACCCCGCCGAACGAGCCCTCGCGTGGCTCGAACGCCGCGCGCTCGGCGCGACCGCGGTCGCCACCGCCGCGCTCATCACGGTCCTGTTCTACCTGCCGGTGGGGATCGTCCTCTCCGAGGCGGTCAGGGTCGCGCCGGGCCTCCCGCCGAGCGTCTCGCTCGCACCGTTCGCCGATGTGCTCACCGATCCGTTCTACGTCGGCGCGCTGGCCGGCGTCGTGGAGGACCCGCTGGCGGTCGGTCGCCACGCGAGCAACGTCACCGCGTGGGCCGCCGCGTTCGTCGCGGGTGACGAATCGCTCCCCGCTTTCGGCCTGTTCGGCTTCACCGCCTATCAGGCGCTGGTCTCGACCGTCGCCAGCGTCGCGCTCGGCCTCCCCGGCGCGTACGTCCTCGCGCGCTTCGAGTTCCCCGGCCGCCGGACGCTGCGCTCGCTGACCATCCTCCCCTTCATCCTCCCGTCGATCATGGTCGCCATCGGCTTCATCGCTATGTTCGGCCGCCGGGGCGTCGCGAACGGCGTTCTCGGGGCACTCGGCCTCGGTCCCGTCGACGTGATGGGGACGCTCGGGATCGTCGTCGTGGCCCACGCCTTCTACAACGCGCCGCTCGTGACGCGGGTCACCGTGGCCGCCTGGGAGAGCGTCGACGCCCGCGCCGTCGAGACCGCCCGGAGCCTCGGCGCGAGCAGGCGGCGGGCGTTCGTCGACGTGGTGGTCCCGCAGCTGCTCCCCGCCGTGTTGACCGGCGCACTGCTGACGTTCGTGTTCACCTTCATGACGTTCCCCATCGTGCTCGCGCTCGGCGGCCTCGACCTGGCGACCGTCGAGGTGTGGGTGTACGCGCTCCTGCGGAACCTGGACTACGAGGAGGCGGCGGCACTGGCGACGCTGGAGACCCTGCTATCGCTCGCGCTGACGTACGCCTACCTCCGCTACGAGACCGCGCAGGCCGCGGGGAGCCGCGGCGCGAACCCGCCGCCGCGCGAGCCGCTGGTCCCGTCGCTCCGGGCGCTCCTGACGCCGGTCCGTCTCAGTGTACTCGCCTACGCCGCCGTCGCCGCCGTCGTGTTCGTCGGGCCCGTCCTGAGCATGGTGTGGACGAGCGTCGTCGGGCCCGACGGCTTCACGCTCGCGTACTACGAGTTCCTCGTGCAGCGCCAGATCGAGGGGACCGCCGTGCAGGTGAAACCGTGGCCGGCGGTGCGTAACTCCCTGCTGTTCGGCGTCGGGACGCTCGCCGTCGCCCTGCCGATGGGCGTCGCCGTCGCCGTGCTGACGACCCGCGAGTTCCGGGGCCGCGCGGTGGTCGGCGCGGCCGCGATGGGACCCATCGCCGTCAGCGGCATCGTCACCGGCGTCGGCCTCCTGCTCGGCCCCGTCTTCGGCGTCCCGCTCGGCGGCGGCTACCGCCTGCAGGTGACCGGCGCGACGGCGATCGTCGCGGCCCACGCCGTCGCGGCGTACCCGTTCGTCACCCGGTCCGTCGCGCCGCAGCTCGGTCGCCTCGACCCCGCGATGGTCGAGTCCGCGCGGGCGCTCGGCGCGAGCCGCGCCCGGGCGCTGGTCGACGTGGAACTGCCGCTCGTCGCGGCTGGCGTGGTCGCGGGCGCGGCGTTCGCCTTCGCCATCAGCGTCGGCGAGTTCGATTCGACGGTCATACTTGCGGAGGGCGCCCAGAGCTACACGATGCCCGTCGCCGTGGAGCGCTACCGCGGCCGCCGACTCGGCCCGGCGACCGCGATGGGGACCGTGCTGCTCGTCGTCACGAGCGTCAGCTTCGTCGTCATCGACCGCATCGGGGGGCGGTTCGAGCGTGGTTGA
- a CDS encoding thiamine ABC transporter substrate-binding protein: MRRRTFLTASVGAAGTLLSGCITQDGEGDGNGGGDERTTLTTPESFEGTLTVATYEAFVDAPSSSPGEWVKQAFESEHEDVTLEWQIAENGVNEFIQRSQQDAGIDADVYLGLNVDDLVRADDRLDDSLFMSSDVAEMENRSHVRDDLAFDPQNRAVPYDTGYIALVYDENEVEEPGTFDDLTTDPYEGTLLAQNAQSSDPGRAFMLWTVDQFGEDGYLDYWRALQDNDVRIFDSWSDSYDAYSQGERPMVVSYSTDQVYANQYDQDMSRHQVAFPNGQGYANPEGAAVFADSDAPALGFEFVDFLLSAEAQSEIAVRNVQLPATDHADLPEEFDRYAHEPEEAVVFSYEELQGNVDGWVDDWAREIAGN, encoded by the coding sequence ATGAGACGGCGAACGTTCCTGACTGCGAGCGTCGGCGCGGCCGGCACGCTACTTTCCGGCTGTATCACGCAGGACGGCGAGGGCGACGGAAACGGCGGTGGCGACGAGCGCACCACGCTCACGACCCCCGAGAGCTTCGAGGGGACGCTGACGGTCGCCACCTACGAGGCGTTCGTCGACGCGCCGAGTTCCAGCCCCGGCGAGTGGGTGAAGCAGGCGTTCGAGTCCGAACACGAGGACGTCACGCTGGAGTGGCAGATCGCCGAGAACGGCGTCAACGAGTTCATCCAGCGGAGCCAGCAGGACGCCGGCATCGACGCCGACGTCTACCTCGGCCTGAACGTCGACGACCTCGTCCGTGCCGACGACCGCCTCGACGACTCGCTGTTCATGTCGAGCGACGTCGCGGAGATGGAGAACCGGAGCCACGTCCGGGACGACCTCGCGTTCGACCCGCAGAACCGTGCGGTCCCCTACGACACGGGCTACATCGCGCTGGTCTACGACGAGAACGAGGTCGAGGAGCCGGGGACGTTCGACGACCTGACGACCGACCCCTACGAGGGGACGCTGCTGGCCCAGAACGCCCAGTCCAGCGACCCCGGCCGCGCGTTCATGCTCTGGACGGTCGACCAGTTCGGGGAGGACGGCTACCTCGACTACTGGCGGGCCCTGCAGGACAACGACGTGCGCATCTTCGACTCCTGGAGCGACTCCTACGACGCCTACAGCCAGGGCGAGCGCCCGATGGTCGTCTCGTACTCGACGGACCAGGTGTACGCGAACCAGTACGACCAGGACATGAGCCGCCACCAGGTCGCGTTCCCGAACGGACAGGGGTACGCCAACCCCGAGGGCGCGGCCGTGTTCGCGGACAGCGACGCCCCCGCGCTCGGCTTCGAGTTCGTCGACTTCCTGCTCTCGGCGGAGGCCCAGTCCGAGATCGCGGTCCGGAACGTCCAGTTACCGGCGACGGACCACGCCGACCTGCCCGAGGAGTTCGACCGGTACGCTCACGAGCCCGAGGAGGCCGTCGTCTTCAGCTACGAGGAGCTGCAGGGTAACGTCGACGGCTGGGTCGACGACTGGGCCCGGGAGATCGCCGGGAATTAA